One stretch of Pseudomonas fluorescens Q2-87 DNA includes these proteins:
- the tssC gene encoding type VI secretion system contractile sheath large subunit: MPASSSAQTSESTTQTLSLLDKIIAEGRMAHDDSQQDYARDMLAEFATQVLDEGMAIDKDTVAMINDRISQIDQLISAQLNEVLHHPDLQKLEASWRGLHLLVQNTETSTRLKLRLLNVTQKELQNDLEKAVEFDQSALFKKIYEEEYGTFGGHPFSLLVGDYTFGRHPQDIGLLEKLSNVAAAAHAPFIAAASPRLFDMTSFTELAVPRDLSKIFESQELIKWRSFRESEDSRYVSLVLPHFLLRLPYGPDTLPVEGINYIEDVNGTDHSKYLWGNAAWALSQRITEAFAKYGWCAAIRGAEGGGAVEGLPAHTFRTSSGDLSLKCPTEVAITDRREKELNDLGFIALCHKKNSDVAVFFGGQTTNRAKVYNTNEANANARISAMLPYVLAASRFAHYLKVIMRDKVGSFMTRDNVQTYLNNWIADYVLINDNAPQEIKAQYPLREARVDVTEVAGKPGAYKATVFLRPHFQLEELTASIRLVATLPPPVAA, encoded by the coding sequence ATGCCTGCTTCATCCAGCGCTCAAACCAGCGAGAGCACGACCCAGACCCTGTCCCTGCTGGACAAGATCATCGCCGAAGGCCGCATGGCCCACGACGACAGCCAGCAGGATTACGCCCGCGACATGCTGGCCGAATTTGCCACCCAAGTCCTCGACGAAGGCATGGCCATCGACAAGGATACGGTGGCGATGATCAACGACCGCATCAGCCAGATCGACCAACTGATCAGCGCCCAGCTCAACGAAGTGTTGCACCACCCCGACCTGCAAAAACTCGAAGCCTCCTGGCGCGGCCTGCACCTGCTGGTGCAGAACACCGAGACCAGCACCCGACTCAAGTTGCGCCTGCTCAACGTCACCCAGAAAGAGCTGCAGAACGACTTGGAGAAAGCCGTCGAATTCGACCAGAGTGCGCTGTTCAAGAAAATCTATGAAGAGGAATACGGCACCTTCGGCGGGCACCCGTTCAGCCTGCTGGTGGGCGACTACACCTTTGGCCGCCATCCGCAGGACATCGGCCTGCTGGAAAAACTTTCCAACGTCGCCGCCGCCGCGCACGCGCCATTCATTGCCGCTGCCAGCCCACGGCTGTTCGACATGACCAGCTTCACGGAACTGGCGGTGCCGCGGGACCTGTCGAAAATTTTCGAGAGCCAGGAACTGATCAAGTGGCGTTCCTTCCGTGAAAGCGAAGACTCGCGCTACGTGTCCCTGGTGCTGCCGCACTTCCTGCTGCGCCTGCCCTACGGCCCGGACACGCTGCCGGTGGAAGGCATCAACTACATCGAAGACGTCAACGGCACCGACCACAGCAAATACCTATGGGGCAACGCGGCGTGGGCGCTGTCGCAACGCATCACCGAAGCCTTCGCCAAATATGGCTGGTGCGCGGCGATTCGCGGGGCCGAGGGCGGGGGCGCGGTGGAGGGCCTGCCGGCCCATACCTTCCGCACCAGCTCCGGGGACCTGTCGCTCAAATGCCCGACCGAAGTGGCGATCACCGACCGCCGCGAGAAAGAACTCAACGACCTGGGTTTCATCGCCCTGTGCCACAAGAAAAACAGCGACGTGGCGGTGTTCTTCGGCGGCCAGACCACCAACAGGGCCAAGGTCTACAACACCAACGAGGCCAACGCCAATGCGCGGATCTCGGCGATGTTGCCCTATGTGCTCGCGGCCTCGCGCTTTGCCCATTACTTGAAGGTGATCATGCGCGACAAGGTCGGCAGCTTCATGACCCGCGACAACGTGCAGACCTACCTCAACAACTGGATCGCCGATTACGTGCTGATCAACGACAACGCCCCCCAAGAGATCAAGGCGCAATACCCGTTGCGCGAAGCCCGGGTCGACGTGACCGAGGTGGCCGGCAAG
- the tssB gene encoding type VI secretion system contractile sheath small subunit: protein MAESTQHKLDRVRPPRVQITYDVEIGNAIEKKELPLVVGILADLSGKPLEPLPKLNERRFTEIDRDNFNEVLASISPRATLQVNNTLSGDDSKLNIELNFRHIDDFDPVKVVEQVTPLRRLFEARQRLRDLLTKLDGNDDLDKLLRDVIANTEGLQEIKSARPQDVAPELPTVAANDDPAPAEPQA, encoded by the coding sequence ATGGCAGAAAGTACCCAGCACAAGCTCGACAGAGTCCGCCCTCCCCGCGTCCAGATCACTTACGACGTGGAAATCGGCAACGCCATCGAGAAAAAAGAATTGCCACTGGTGGTCGGCATTCTGGCCGACCTCTCCGGCAAGCCACTGGAGCCGCTGCCCAAGCTCAATGAGCGGCGCTTCACGGAAATCGACCGCGATAACTTCAACGAAGTGCTCGCCTCCATCTCCCCACGCGCCACGCTGCAGGTGAACAACACCCTCAGCGGCGATGACAGCAAGCTGAACATCGAACTCAACTTCCGCCACATCGATGACTTCGACCCGGTCAAGGTCGTGGAACAGGTCACGCCGTTGCGCCGCTTGTTCGAAGCCCGCCAGCGCCTGCGGGACCTGCTGACCAAACTCGACGGCAACGACGACCTGGACAAGCTGCTGCGCGACGTGATCGCCAACACCGAAGGCCTGCAAGAGATCAAGTCGGCCCGGCCCCAGGACGTAGCGCCCGAGCTGCCGACCGTGGCCGCCAACGACGACCCAGCCCCGGCCGAACCACAGGCCTGA
- the tssK gene encoding type VI secretion system baseplate subunit TssK, translating into MSLLPDAVCWHEGMQLLPQHFQLQGLRAEALAAHFAGACNPWFWGVSQLEVDPSALSAGQVRLLQLQGTLPDGLPVNLQAGVGPILELDVTEAIDKTDDATVTVYLAVSPLWRAGQLLPLKGRLQSVVGDALPDLTSGEFPESITVWRPNPRLCTHLSKADSICLPLLRIRKEGGGFWRVPYTPPTPVLLPDSGLGRRVAGLCARAREKCLFLAGRLRQAQAAGNQDDAMEIRRQLTALWARLPEVEGALNTRVATPQSLYGLLLGLAGTWSALDPLAGVPAFAPLDFLELQRGYEPLLDWLETTLELVRAGYRSLAFERDEQVFSIQLPDDQPNQRLVIGLRMPNGASEQSAAEWLRGAIIASAKHIPLLSRQRMSGLPHEAMSRNEQVAYSVGDDTRLFVVAASGQWFDGQLPLHIVAPASAQASSPWQVVLFVAQTGESA; encoded by the coding sequence ATGAGTCTGTTACCTGACGCGGTGTGCTGGCATGAGGGCATGCAATTGCTGCCCCAGCATTTTCAATTGCAAGGGCTGCGCGCGGAGGCCCTGGCGGCGCATTTTGCCGGTGCCTGCAATCCTTGGTTCTGGGGTGTCAGTCAACTGGAGGTCGACCCTTCGGCCCTGAGCGCCGGCCAGGTGCGGCTGTTGCAACTGCAGGGCACCTTGCCGGACGGACTGCCGGTCAATCTGCAAGCCGGCGTCGGACCGATCCTGGAGCTGGACGTCACCGAGGCGATCGACAAGACCGACGACGCCACCGTGACCGTGTACCTGGCCGTCAGCCCGCTCTGGCGCGCCGGGCAATTGCTGCCCCTCAAGGGACGCTTGCAATCGGTGGTCGGCGACGCGTTGCCGGACCTCACCAGCGGCGAATTCCCCGAGTCGATCACCGTCTGGCGGCCCAACCCCAGGCTGTGCACGCACCTGAGCAAAGCCGATTCGATCTGCCTGCCGCTGCTGCGCATCCGCAAAGAGGGTGGCGGATTCTGGCGTGTGCCGTACACGCCGCCGACGCCGGTGTTGTTGCCGGACTCAGGACTGGGGCGACGTGTCGCCGGGTTGTGCGCACGGGCCCGGGAAAAATGCCTGTTCCTCGCCGGTCGGTTGCGTCAGGCCCAGGCGGCCGGTAACCAGGACGATGCCATGGAGATCCGTCGGCAGTTGACCGCCTTGTGGGCGCGGCTGCCGGAGGTCGAGGGGGCGCTGAACACCCGGGTGGCGACGCCCCAGTCGCTCTATGGCTTGCTGCTGGGCCTGGCCGGGACGTGGTCGGCCCTCGATCCGCTGGCGGGCGTGCCGGCATTCGCGCCCCTGGATTTTCTCGAGTTGCAGCGTGGCTACGAGCCGCTGCTCGACTGGCTGGAGACCACCCTGGAACTGGTTCGCGCCGGTTATCGCAGCCTGGCCTTCGAGCGCGACGAGCAGGTTTTTTCGATCCAACTGCCCGACGACCAGCCCAACCAGCGCCTGGTGATCGGCCTGCGCATGCCCAACGGCGCCAGCGAGCAGTCGGCCGCAGAGTGGTTGCGCGGGGCGATCATCGCCTCCGCGAAGCACATCCCCTTGCTGAGTCGACAACGCATGAGCGGCCTGCCCCACGAGGCCATGAGCCGCAACGAACAGGTGGCCTACAGTGTGGGTGACGACACCCGTTTGTTCGTCGTAGCCGCCAGTGGGCAATGGTTCGATGGGCAATTGCCGTTGCACATCGTGGCCCCGGCGTCGGCCCAGGCCAGTAGCCCGTGGCAGGTGGTGTTGTTCGTGGCGCAAACCGGTGAAAGTGCCTGA
- a CDS encoding DotU family type IV/VI secretion system protein: MPDGSGGAVRGLHEAPLSSAFRQAWLKWSQEWQDLPKDSDAAVLVNRVVEFSGRSAQRLWRTAFATVGDAATEQVKALVYAFVALVDETLLFASWPGQLAWQQHPLESRMYSSRQAGERVPAAIKKLLDEQMPGTRDLANVYLQCLILGFQGRLRGEPGQVQHEQWRVALFTFAWQHDPDYQDVSERLAMSASAPPVRRPVQQSLPDGFRLGLAILAMVVLLTGLGQVFWRDIRSELEPVLQLNESAAQEQDS, translated from the coding sequence ATGCCTGACGGAAGTGGCGGGGCGGTTCGGGGTCTGCATGAGGCGCCGCTGAGCAGCGCTTTTCGGCAGGCCTGGCTGAAGTGGTCCCAGGAATGGCAGGACTTGCCCAAGGACAGCGACGCTGCGGTACTGGTCAACCGGGTGGTGGAGTTTTCCGGGCGTAGCGCCCAGCGCCTGTGGCGGACCGCCTTTGCCACGGTTGGCGACGCCGCCACCGAGCAGGTCAAGGCGCTGGTTTATGCGTTTGTGGCATTGGTGGATGAAACCTTGCTGTTCGCCTCTTGGCCCGGCCAACTCGCCTGGCAGCAACACCCCCTCGAATCGCGCATGTATTCCAGTCGCCAGGCCGGCGAGCGAGTGCCCGCCGCCATCAAGAAACTGCTGGATGAACAGATGCCCGGTACCCGGGACCTGGCGAATGTCTACCTGCAATGCCTGATCCTCGGGTTCCAGGGCCGACTGCGCGGCGAGCCAGGGCAGGTGCAGCACGAGCAGTGGCGCGTTGCACTGTTCACGTTCGCCTGGCAGCACGATCCCGATTACCAAGACGTCAGCGAGCGCCTGGCCATGTCAGCGTCGGCCCCGCCGGTACGCAGGCCAGTGCAGCAATCGCTGCCGGACGGGTTTCGCCTGGGGCTGGCGATCCTGGCCATGGTGGTGCTGCTGACCGGTTTGGGGCAGGTGTTCTGGCGTGACATCCGCTCGGAACTGGAGCCGGTGTTGCAACTGAACGAGTCGGCGGCCCAGGAGCAGGATTCATGA
- a CDS encoding type VI secretion system protein: protein MNLVSIVAWVVVAIIVVLLLAALIWWLRTQGGAAIRSFYGAVHHMEQEQGTRDRYQAPWLLMLGQDSDNAQLCAQWRLQPTDKAAWFGRWWSDAEGAVLVVPQALFLPDEGMNRQRGNWWRLLGLILRLRSKRPLDAVVWTVPFALLEDIEHTTDLSLKVRRCFIDLLQRFGLSLPVYVVVTGMEALPGFQELVSALPAEGRESMLGWSSPYAPDAAWQSHWSDQALDQVNAALSQSIIEIGALSGQLGTDLYGLPERFEGLRRAVQLLLEPVFQGNAQGEAPRFRGIYFTASQAPAASGDGLTANDNMLRQTVFARQLWSRRLIAERGLAQPVSRLLRLRQRWHRLAAMVALVVGLVWLASMVWVWQDSVEQAEGLSRLILATHKNHLVIDADEPKLEPTRHNVQNYWDMLEKAPSWRFVSVVFPTSWFSSVDTQLQEGLRLTARQHWVLPLRDLLESDLEQLKAIRNTERRGNVQSEDPAQWPSYLKARELVERAVRLEQHNQMFSQAVNNPKAPLDELVLLSDNALSLSLNTGTLSRARFYNRVLFDSQNSDLKALDLNAARSVVSDNFTGLMQRWLDHYFLADNFVRQAGYLKLHLQRLEAGSGNSLSELEDLMALIDDLQTLVSLTNSAWGRGKGQDLVPGYAQMMEKVSHSALLGPDVEQDLESQAAKLQQSFRDQWIVQTGSRDNLLVQQGSGLLVLQEHVTALNGAVQALFKRDFVALALQKDPSSGNSDSMGQGDGSDDFSVALNYFASFKSYANEELPRIPPDYRAALMQAAEVAAAQAMWLSLAEGDEQLPGMGFNVQTSQAVALQKAFMDVHRSDLAIRFQRLLNRRALAQIKSGLNEIDAQPLFSQRADVQRWDGSKNFGLQLYGATDPQDLKLSLDQQFGAMLQIAEQRMPALEWLIVQQDNLSALEHDQVARFMALNDELLKYKNQNPASSAAQLEQLVSRDFIAMDTTSCAQILQTSSLSGGRGDLARRAVALQQGALQRCLYLQQNQAATAWNDLANYFNQYLAGRFPFSQDVRASDADPARVQRLLELIDTRLPLAQAGLALSQTPDRLAAEDFLNRLKQAGTWLGPLFVRDKSGILGVEMDVRWRTDRDEERGADQVIAWGLTAGNQQINYPGDAQQNLRWMVGQPVRLTLRWARNGYQRPANDPLQPNLVVRDLEAGWEYQGPWSLLRLMRSQVSVQRQPNIDYTDFPLTLQLPVTAQTQARTAQQTLMFVRLSLMSQGSKLPLSIPPLPTRAPRSPFMAGPSSPAIATREEGL from the coding sequence ATGAACCTCGTCAGCATCGTTGCCTGGGTGGTAGTCGCCATCATCGTGGTGCTGTTACTCGCGGCCTTGATCTGGTGGCTCAGGACCCAGGGCGGAGCGGCGATTCGCAGTTTCTATGGCGCGGTGCACCACATGGAGCAGGAGCAGGGCACCCGGGACCGTTACCAGGCGCCGTGGTTGCTGATGCTCGGGCAAGATTCCGACAATGCCCAGTTGTGCGCCCAGTGGCGCTTGCAACCGACGGACAAGGCGGCGTGGTTCGGGCGTTGGTGGTCGGATGCCGAAGGCGCGGTGCTGGTAGTGCCCCAGGCGTTGTTCTTGCCCGATGAGGGCATGAACCGCCAGCGTGGCAACTGGTGGCGCCTGTTGGGCCTGATCTTGCGGCTGCGCAGCAAGCGGCCATTGGACGCGGTGGTCTGGACCGTTCCATTCGCCCTGCTCGAAGACATCGAGCACACCACCGATTTGAGCCTCAAGGTCCGGCGCTGCTTTATCGACTTGCTGCAACGGTTCGGCCTCAGCCTGCCGGTGTACGTGGTGGTTACCGGGATGGAGGCGTTGCCCGGCTTTCAGGAACTGGTCAGCGCGTTGCCCGCCGAGGGCCGCGAATCGATGCTTGGCTGGTCGTCGCCCTACGCGCCGGATGCGGCCTGGCAGTCGCACTGGAGCGATCAGGCGCTGGACCAGGTCAACGCCGCACTGTCGCAATCGATCATCGAAATCGGTGCGTTATCGGGGCAGTTGGGCACTGATCTCTATGGCCTGCCGGAACGTTTCGAAGGCTTGCGGCGGGCCGTTCAGCTCTTGCTGGAGCCGGTGTTCCAAGGCAACGCCCAAGGCGAAGCGCCGCGTTTTCGAGGCATTTATTTCACCGCCAGCCAGGCCCCGGCCGCCAGCGGGGATGGCTTGACTGCCAACGACAACATGCTGCGGCAAACGGTTTTCGCCCGGCAACTGTGGTCCCGGCGGCTGATAGCCGAACGTGGCCTGGCGCAGCCGGTGTCACGCCTGCTGCGACTGCGCCAGCGCTGGCATCGGCTGGCCGCAATGGTGGCGCTGGTGGTGGGCCTGGTCTGGCTGGCAAGCATGGTGTGGGTCTGGCAAGACTCGGTGGAACAAGCCGAAGGCCTGTCGCGACTCATCCTTGCGACCCACAAGAACCACCTCGTGATTGATGCGGATGAGCCGAAATTGGAGCCGACCCGGCACAACGTGCAGAATTACTGGGACATGCTGGAAAAGGCCCCAAGCTGGCGCTTCGTCTCGGTGGTGTTCCCCACGTCGTGGTTCTCCTCAGTGGACACTCAACTGCAAGAGGGCCTGCGCCTGACCGCCCGGCAACACTGGGTCCTGCCCCTGCGTGACTTGCTCGAATCAGACCTGGAACAGCTCAAGGCCATCCGCAATACCGAGCGGCGTGGCAACGTGCAAAGTGAAGACCCGGCGCAATGGCCAAGCTATTTGAAGGCCAGGGAACTGGTGGAGCGCGCCGTGCGCCTGGAGCAGCACAACCAGATGTTCAGCCAGGCAGTGAACAATCCCAAGGCACCGTTGGACGAGCTGGTGCTGTTGAGTGACAACGCCTTGTCGCTGAGCCTCAACACGGGCACGTTGAGCCGGGCGCGGTTCTATAATCGTGTGTTGTTCGATTCACAAAACTCTGATTTGAAAGCGCTGGACTTGAACGCTGCGCGTTCGGTGGTCTCGGATAACTTCACCGGCCTGATGCAGCGTTGGCTCGATCATTATTTCCTGGCGGATAACTTCGTGCGCCAGGCTGGCTACCTCAAGCTGCATCTGCAACGCCTGGAAGCGGGCAGCGGCAACTCCTTGAGCGAGCTTGAAGACCTGATGGCGTTGATCGACGATCTGCAGACGCTGGTCAGCCTGACCAACTCGGCCTGGGGACGAGGCAAGGGACAGGACCTGGTGCCCGGTTACGCGCAGATGATGGAAAAGGTCAGCCACAGCGCACTCCTGGGGCCGGATGTCGAGCAGGACCTGGAAAGCCAGGCGGCCAAGCTGCAGCAGAGCTTTCGGGACCAATGGATCGTCCAGACCGGTTCTCGGGACAACCTGCTGGTGCAGCAGGGCAGCGGCCTGCTGGTGCTGCAAGAGCATGTCACCGCGCTGAACGGCGCGGTGCAAGCCTTGTTCAAGCGAGACTTCGTGGCGCTGGCATTGCAGAAGGATCCGTCGAGCGGCAACTCGGATTCGATGGGCCAGGGCGATGGCAGCGATGATTTCAGCGTCGCCTTGAACTACTTCGCCAGCTTCAAGAGCTATGCCAATGAAGAACTGCCGCGTATCCCTCCGGACTACCGTGCTGCGCTGATGCAGGCCGCTGAAGTCGCTGCGGCGCAAGCCATGTGGTTGAGCCTGGCTGAAGGCGACGAGCAATTGCCCGGCATGGGTTTCAACGTACAGACCAGCCAGGCCGTTGCGCTGCAAAAAGCCTTCATGGACGTGCACCGTAGCGACTTGGCTATTCGTTTCCAACGCCTGCTCAACCGCCGTGCGCTGGCACAGATCAAGAGCGGCCTGAACGAGATCGATGCCCAGCCGCTGTTCAGCCAGCGGGCTGACGTCCAGCGGTGGGACGGTTCGAAAAACTTTGGCTTGCAACTCTATGGCGCGACGGATCCACAGGATCTGAAGTTGAGCTTGGATCAGCAGTTCGGCGCCATGCTGCAGATTGCCGAGCAGCGGATGCCGGCCCTGGAATGGCTGATCGTCCAGCAGGACAATCTGTCCGCCCTGGAGCATGACCAGGTGGCGCGATTCATGGCCCTCAACGATGAACTGCTCAAATACAAAAATCAGAACCCGGCCAGTTCGGCGGCCCAGCTGGAGCAACTGGTGAGCCGGGATTTCATCGCCATGGACACCACGTCCTGCGCGCAGATCCTGCAGACCTCCAGCCTCTCGGGCGGACGGGGTGACCTGGCGCGGCGCGCTGTCGCGTTGCAGCAGGGCGCCTTGCAACGGTGCCTGTACCTGCAACAGAACCAGGCCGCGACCGCCTGGAATGACCTGGCCAATTATTTCAACCAGTACCTGGCTGGGCGCTTTCCGTTTTCGCAGGATGTGCGGGCCAGCGATGCCGATCCGGCCCGCGTGCAGCGCCTGCTGGAATTGATCGACACGCGTCTGCCTCTGGCCCAGGCCGGGTTGGCTCTGAGCCAGACGCCGGATCGGTTGGCGGCCGAAGATTTTCTCAACCGCTTGAAACAGGCCGGGACTTGGCTCGGGCCGCTGTTCGTGCGGGACAAGAGCGGCATTCTTGGCGTGGAAATGGACGTGCGCTGGCGCACCGACCGCGACGAAGAGCGCGGCGCCGACCAGGTGATCGCCTGGGGGCTGACCGCCGGCAACCAACAGATCAACTACCCCGGTGATGCCCAGCAGAACCTGCGCTGGATGGTCGGGCAGCCGGTGCGCCTGACCTTGCGCTGGGCCCGCAACGGTTATCAGCGCCCGGCCAACGACCCCTTGCAACCGAACCTGGTGGTGCGCGACCTGGAGGCGGGCTGGGAGTACCAGGGCCCATGGTCGTTGCTGCGCCTGATGCGCTCGCAGGTGTCGGTCCAGCGCCAGCCGAATATCGACTACACCGATTTTCCGCTGACCTTGCAACTGCCGGTGACGGCCCAGACCCAGGCCCGCACGGCGCAGCAAACATTGATGTTCGTACGCCTGTCGTTGATGAGCCAGGGCTCGAAGCTGCCGCTGTCGATCCCGCCGCTGCCGACCCGGGCACCCCGTTCACCGTTCATGGCAGGCCCATCGAGCCCGGCCATTGCCACACGCGAGGAGGGTCTGTGA
- the tssA gene encoding type VI secretion system protein TssA has protein sequence MSLPITPLPDRVSQLLEPLSTELPCGPDLRYEPEFDQLRELRREDDTSLPTGVWQSAVKRAQWPELERLATTLLLERSKDLMISAWLGEAWLHLTGLDGLPSSLALVAGLCERYPDQLHPLAEEGDQSWRVIPLEWLARRYSEVLLTRVPLFDGREQAFAVFCLDDWQRLQRQQVLGNDSKNAKASAEAARNDQKKISELIRTTPLSFWLHRQGSLMLGLQHLQRLEAWSDAYLGNLAPGYKSLQDVIQALLALVEEFIAMHPQQPTVTPVQTPPAVATSTPQPQAAPPQAFQEPASREEAYRQLLVIAGYLARTEPHSPVPYLIRRGVDWGNKPLNELLGELISADAESRRLWTLLGVL, from the coding sequence GTGAGCTTGCCGATAACCCCGTTGCCTGATCGGGTCAGCCAGTTGCTCGAACCGCTGAGTACCGAATTGCCCTGCGGCCCGGACCTGCGCTACGAACCGGAATTCGACCAACTGCGCGAGTTGCGCCGCGAGGACGACACCAGCTTGCCCACCGGCGTCTGGCAGTCGGCAGTCAAGCGCGCCCAATGGCCGGAGCTGGAAAGGCTGGCCACCACGTTGTTGCTGGAGCGCAGCAAGGACCTGATGATCAGCGCCTGGCTGGGGGAGGCCTGGTTGCATCTGACAGGGCTGGACGGGCTGCCGAGCAGCTTGGCCTTGGTGGCGGGCCTGTGTGAGCGTTATCCCGACCAGTTGCACCCCCTGGCCGAAGAGGGCGACCAGTCCTGGCGGGTCATACCGCTGGAATGGCTGGCCCGTCGCTACAGCGAAGTACTGCTGACGCGGGTGCCGCTGTTCGACGGTCGGGAGCAGGCGTTCGCGGTCTTTTGCCTGGACGACTGGCAACGCCTGCAACGCCAGCAGGTACTGGGCAATGACAGCAAGAATGCCAAGGCTTCGGCGGAAGCCGCGCGCAACGACCAAAAGAAAATCAGCGAACTGATTCGTACCACACCGCTGTCGTTCTGGTTGCATCGTCAAGGCAGCCTGATGTTGGGCCTGCAACATTTGCAACGGCTCGAAGCCTGGAGCGACGCTTACCTGGGCAATCTGGCCCCGGGCTACAAATCCTTGCAGGATGTGATACAGGCCCTGCTGGCGCTGGTAGAGGAGTTCATTGCGATGCACCCACAGCAACCCACTGTCACCCCAGTGCAGACGCCACCGGCCGTTGCGACGTCGACTCCGCAGCCGCAAGCGGCACCGCCCCAGGCTTTCCAGGAGCCGGCCAGCCGTGAAGAGGCCTATCGTCAATTGTTGGTGATCGCCGGCTACCTGGCCCGTACCGAGCCCCACAGCCCGGTGCCCTACCTGATCCGGCGAGGCGTGGACTGGGGCAACAAGCCATTGAACGAACTGCTGGGCGAGCTGATCAGCGCCGATGCCGAATCCCGGCGGTTGTGGACCTTGCTGGGCGTTCTCTAA
- a CDS encoding 2-hydroxyacid dehydrogenase yields MTATVLVLVETVNEYLPILERQGYHLELAPTPAERKTAIFEHGERFSAVLTRGPLGLTAEEIAALPNLKIICVIGAGYEQVDLQAARDRGIVVTNGAGVNASSVADHAMALLLALVRDIPRADACVRRGEWAKVMRPSLAGKRLGVLGLGAVGMAIAKRAALGFDMSVSYHNRRVRNDVPYTFCATPTELARVSDFLIIATPGGLDTRQLINKQALDALGPNGFLVNIARASVVATADLVSALEQRRIAGAALDVFDHEPEVPDALKQLPNVVLTPHVAGLSPEATRGTVELVGQNLNAFFSGKPVLTPVPLPDAQP; encoded by the coding sequence ATGACCGCAACCGTTCTGGTACTGGTTGAAACCGTCAATGAATACCTGCCGATTCTGGAGCGCCAGGGCTATCACCTGGAATTGGCGCCAACGCCTGCCGAGCGCAAGACAGCGATTTTCGAGCATGGTGAGCGGTTCAGCGCGGTGTTGACCCGTGGTCCCCTGGGTTTGACTGCCGAGGAAATCGCCGCTCTTCCAAACCTGAAAATCATCTGTGTGATCGGTGCCGGTTATGAGCAAGTGGACCTGCAAGCCGCGCGCGACCGGGGGATCGTGGTGACCAACGGTGCCGGGGTCAACGCTTCTTCGGTGGCCGACCATGCCATGGCGCTGTTGCTGGCGTTGGTGCGCGATATCCCGCGGGCCGACGCCTGTGTACGCCGCGGCGAATGGGCGAAGGTCATGCGCCCTTCCCTGGCCGGCAAGCGGTTGGGGGTGCTGGGCCTCGGTGCGGTGGGGATGGCGATTGCCAAGCGGGCCGCCCTCGGTTTCGACATGAGCGTCAGCTACCATAATCGCCGGGTGCGCAACGACGTGCCCTATACCTTCTGCGCCACGCCTACGGAACTGGCCCGGGTCTCGGATTTCCTGATCATCGCCACGCCCGGTGGCCTGGATACGCGCCAGCTGATCAACAAACAGGCCCTCGATGCCTTGGGGCCCAACGGCTTTTTGGTAAACATCGCCCGGGCCAGCGTGGTGGCTACCGCCGACCTGGTCAGTGCTCTGGAACAACGGCGAATCGCCGGCGCGGCCCTGGATGTGTTCGACCACGAGCCCGAGGTGCCAGACGCGCTCAAACAGTTGCCCAATGTCGTGCTGACGCCCCACGTGGCCGGCCTGTCGCCGGAAGCGACGCGCGGTACCGTGGAGTTGGTGGGGCAGAACCTGAACGCGTTTTTTTCCGGCAAGCCGGTGCTGACACCGGTACCGCTACCCGACGCGCAGCCTTAG